Genomic DNA from Opitutaceae bacterium:
CTCCCTTGGCGCGTATCCTGTGGCAGCGCACGCAGGCGAGCACGGGATGCTCGAAGAACAGGTGGCGGCCCTCGGCTCGCTTTCCGCCAACCATGGCGTAGGAATACTTCTCCTCCACCGGTGCACTGGCCAGGCGGGCCGCACGTTTTTCCGCAGCCTGCTTCAAAGCGGGATTGTTGCGGGCATCGACGGCGTCGAGGATTTCGACCTGTAGTCCGGCGAGCTTCTTGTCAGTGTCGATGCGCGACAGGTAGTCGCCAAGAACCTTGTCGACGCGCGGATCGTCGAGTTTCGCGAGATTGGTGATGGCGCTTTGCTTTTCAACAAGGGTTCCCGAATCGAGCGCATGAAGGAGCAGGGGAACTGCCTCGGCCGCGGATATGATGGAGTAGTAGCCCTGCGCCGCTGCGCGCAACGAGGCATCCTTGGCGAGGCCGGCCGCCTTGACGGCATCAGCGAGGCGCGGATGGTGCCATTCTGAAAGGGGCTTCAGTGCGGCGGCGCGAGCGTCGCTGCTGGCGTCCTCACGGAGAACGAGTGCGGCGAGGGCGTCGCCCGCCGAACGGAGATTCAGCGCCTCGATGGCGCGGATCGCGGCGAGTTGGACATCGGCATGGCCGTCTGCGAGCAATCGAGCGGCGAACGGCTCCAGGGATTTCACCGCGGGCGAGGCGTCGCGGGCGGGCAGGGGGCGGAAAACCCCCACGATGCGATCGCGCGCGGGCGGGTGTGCCCAATCGGAGAGGTGAAGCAGCGCCTCGATGCGCAGGTCATCGGGTGCGTCCGTGCGGGCGGCGAAGGCGGCGAGAGCGGCGGCATTTTCCGGCCCGCCGTTGCGGAAATGCGCGTTGAGGATGCGGAGGCCAAGGCCCTTGTCCACATTCATGGGCATCATCGGCAGCAGATCCGCGAGCGCGGTCTGCGCTGAAACGACCGGTGCATCGTTGATGGCGCGAGCGGCTTCGGCGACTATGAAGGGATCGGGATCCGTGAGGAAGCCGGCGATTTCCGGGCTGTTCAGGCGACGGTAGGCAAGCAGAACCGCAAGGCGCACCGCACGGGAGGAATCGGCTGCGGCCGACTCCATGGCGCGCGGGTTCTTTCCGCCCACCAGCCCCATGACAACTGCGTGGCGCAGGTAGAGGTCCTGATCGGCATTCTCGCGGGCGACTTCGATCAATGCGGGAGCGGCTTCGGCGCGACCCAGCTTGCCGAGGCTCTGCGCCGCAAAGAAGCGGACGCGTCCCGATGAATCCTTGAGCGCGGTGAGCAGGGGCTCAAAGGCGACTGCAACCCGGCCGTCGCCGAGGACTTTTGCGGATTGAGCGCGCACCTCCGGGTCTGCATCGCTGAGGAGCGGCAGCACGACGCGATAGGCCTCCGGCTGTTTGCGGCCCACCTGGCCGAGCGCCCAGATACCATGGATGCGGGCGAGTTGATTGTAATGGTGTGAGGCAATCTGCGTGAGCAGCGGAAGAGCGGATGCGCCCTTGGCGGCGAGTGCATATTGAGCCTCAAGACGCACCCGCTGATCCGGGTGACCGATCAAGGCGAAAAGCTCCGCATCTGAACGGCCCTTCATGCCATCCGCGATGAGTCGCTGCGTTTCCCTGATCAGCGGATCATGGGCGGTAGCCTCGTTGGTGAGGGCGTAGAGGCGGCCCTTGCGCGACTTGGCCCAGCCGTTGCCCCAGTCGGAGAAATAGAGGCGTCCGTCCGGACCAAAATCGACGTCGGTCGGCAGGGTGCCGCCAAGGAAGAGTTCCTGGCGACGCATCGTGAAGGAGGCTCCCTGCGGATCGAGCGCGTAGAGATAGATGCCGCTGGTGGTGTAGGATCCCTTGAAGTGGCACATGAAAAACACATCGCGGTAGCTGGACGGAAGCCCCGTGCCCGGGTAGTGCGTGAGGCCCGACGGACCGTCGGCGGTGTTGACGATCGGCGGGAGGATGTAGGCAGGCTGACCCTCGTGACGCGGTTTCCACATTTGCTCGAAATTCCACGGCCCCGCATTGCCCAGCGGATTGAACTGGTAGCCCACGCGCCACCCGCTGTCGCCTCCCTCGACGACCTGGACGAAGCGTTCGACATCACCCTGGTCGGAGTCATTGTCACCGGTGAACAGGTTGCCGAAGTCGTCGAAGGCCAGCTCCTGCGGGTTGCGCAAGCCGCTGTGCACAATCTCCAATTCGGTGCCGTCGGGCCAGCAGCGGAAGACCGCGCCCATGTCGGGTGCATCGACCACGCTGCCATCCTTCGCCTTCGCATGAGTCCCGCGGTCGCCGATTGAAAAGTAGAGCTTGCCATCCGGACCCATGACCAGGCCGTGCAGATCGTGCCCGGTAAAGTTGAAGCGCACGCCGTAGCCGTAGCTAAGGGAGGTGCGGCCCTTGGAAATGCCCCTGGCATCGGGACCGTCCAGCAGCCAGAGGTGCGGGATGTTCGTGAACCAGACCTTGCCATCGCGCGCCAGGACACCCGAAGCGATGCCATCAAGCGGGCTGTTGAAACCCGTGGCAAAGGCGGTTGATGAGTCGGCCACGCCATCGCCGTTTGAATCGACGATCCTCCTCACCACTTCGGTCTCGATGGACAACTCCTTTTCGCCCTCGACGCCGAACTGATCGAGGATCAACTGAGCGCGATCTTCCACGGTTCGCGCGGCAAGTTCCTGCTCCAGCATCGGCATGTAATCGCGAATATCCAGCACGCTGGAGCGGTAGCGGTA
This window encodes:
- a CDS encoding HEAT repeat domain-containing protein, giving the protein MREWISVCALSLGAILSFPASLMSDPAPRTKGPPPLKLLPLDRLPTANPLPASDEAEEAIRHFKIPEGFKISLFAAEPMLANPVAFTFDEKGTAYIAETYRYRSSVLDIRDYMPMLEQELAARTVEDRAQLILDQFGVEGEKELSIETEVVRRIVDSNGDGVADSSTAFATGFNSPLDGIASGVLARDGKVWFTNIPHLWLLDGPDARGISKGRTSLSYGYGVRFNFTGHDLHGLVMGPDGKLYFSIGDRGTHAKAKDGSVVDAPDMGAVFRCWPDGTELEIVHSGLRNPQELAFDDFGNLFTGDNDSDQGDVERFVQVVEGGDSGWRVGYQFNPLGNAGPWNFEQMWKPRHEGQPAYILPPIVNTADGPSGLTHYPGTGLPSSYRDVFFMCHFKGSYTTSGIYLYALDPQGASFTMRRQELFLGGTLPTDVDFGPDGRLYFSDWGNGWAKSRKGRLYALTNEATAHDPLIRETQRLIADGMKGRSDAELFALIGHPDQRVRLEAQYALAAKGASALPLLTQIASHHYNQLARIHGIWALGQVGRKQPEAYRVVLPLLSDADPEVRAQSAKVLGDGRVAVAFEPLLTALKDSSGRVRFFAAQSLGKLGRAEAAPALIEVARENADQDLYLRHAVVMGLVGGKNPRAMESAAADSSRAVRLAVLLAYRRLNSPEIAGFLTDPDPFIVAEAARAINDAPVVSAQTALADLLPMMPMNVDKGLGLRILNAHFRNGGPENAAALAAFAARTDAPDDLRIEALLHLSDWAHPPARDRIVGVFRPLPARDASPAVKSLEPFAARLLADGHADVQLAAIRAIEALNLRSAGDALAALVLREDASSDARAAALKPLSEWHHPRLADAVKAAGLAKDASLRAAAQGYYSIISAAEAVPLLLHALDSGTLVEKQSAITNLAKLDDPRVDKVLGDYLSRIDTDKKLAGLQVEILDAVDARNNPALKQAAEKRAARLASAPVEEKYSYAMVGGKRAEGRHLFFEHPVLACVRCHRIRAKGGEAGPALDTIGRDKSRAYILESIVAPNASIAAGFDSVAFTLKDGSVKVGSIASEDDRTYTLRTATDEDLVVIKKNNIVKRETAPSSMPEIFGLILKRGELRDLVEFVSSLGTGGSRNEEPAVQTSH